From Sparus aurata chromosome 9, fSpaAur1.1, whole genome shotgun sequence, a single genomic window includes:
- the ift88 gene encoding intraflagellar transport protein 88 homolog isoform X4, which yields MENVHLAMEEDDLYSGYNDYNPTFDSEELENDVGFQQAVRTSHGRRPPMTAKFPGTAIGARPLATSFGSRIPMVSSMGRPVTGAVQDGAARPMTAVRAAGYTSSLTRGSTFDPLGQSRGPAPALEAKNEDTPEEKIKILEKKVNDLIEESCMAQSRGALQLALEKAKEAGKKERALVRQREQSGNADNINLDLTYSVLLNLANQYVNNEMYPEALNTYQVIVKNKMFSNAGRLKVNMANIYVKQKNYPKAIKFYRMALDQISNAHKEMRIKIMQNIGVVFVRMGQYSDAITSFEHIMSESPNIKTGFNLILCYYAIGDRERMKKAFQKLISVPLGIDDEDKYIPSNDDTNSNMVIEAIKNDKLHQMERDLKVLTEKYIMTAAKLIAPAIETSFATGFDWCVDMVKSSQYVELANDLEINKAITYLRQKDFNQVEAVETLKTFEKKDSRVKSAAATNLSFLYYLEKDFDQADRYADLAMNADRYNPAALNNKGNTVFAKQDYEKAAEFYKEALRNDSSCTEALYNLGLTYKRLNRLEEALDCFLKLHAILRNSAQVMYQLAHLYELLEDPQQAIEWLMQVISVTPTDPQTLAKLGELHDSEGDKSQAFQHYYESFRYFPSNIDVIEWLGAYYIETQFCEKAIQYFERATLIQPTQVKWQLMVASCYRRSGNYQKALETYKDIHRKFPENVECLRFLVRLCTDMGLKEVQEYTTKLKKVEKMKEIREQRVKSGRDGSARSRREGSAGSAEMDVKAESQPESKQLSPLLDSGRDSSHSSNSTKGERLSAKMRSLPGSNEPYEASSPKEIDASYVDPLGPQMERPKTGAKKRGEEDDFADEELGDDLLPE from the exons atggaaaatgtgcatctggccatggaggaggatgaTCTTTATTCCGGTTACAACGACTATAACCCAACATTTGACTCCGAG GAGTTGGAGAACGATGTGGGCTTCCAGCAAGCAGTGAGGACAAGTCATGGAAGAAGACCTCCG ATGACTGCCAAATTTCCTGGCACTGCCATTGGAGCTCGGCCTTTGGCAACGTCCTTTGGA TCTCGGATTCCTATGGTCTCTTCGATGGGCAGACCTGTGACTGGAGCTGTGCAG GATGGTGCAGCCCGACCAATGACTGCCGTCAGAGCAGCAGGTTACACCTCCTCACTGACCCGCG gCTCAACCTTTGACCCTCTGGGCCAGTCCAGAGGACCTGCACCTGCCCTTGAAGCAAAGAATGAGGACAC GCCAGAGGAGAAGATTAAGATTCTGGAGAAGAAAGTGAATGACCTGATAGAAGAGAGCTGCATGGCACAGAGCAGAGGAGCCTTACAATTG GCTCTTGAAAAAGCCAAAGAAGCAGGGAAGAAGGAGAGAGCGCTGGTGAGACAGAGGGAACAGTCTGGCAATGCTGACAACATCAATTTAGACCTCACCTACTCT GTTTTGCTCAACCTTGCCAACCAATATGTGAACAATGAAATGTACCCAGAGGCCTTAAACACCTACCAGGTCATTGTGAAGAACAAGATGTTCAGTAATGCAG GACGTTTGAAAGTCAACATGGCCAACATCTATGTAAAGCAGAAGAACTACCCTAAAGCCATCAAGTTCTACCGAATGGCACTGGATCAGATCTCAAACGCTCACAAGGAAATGAGGATCAAGATAATGCAGAATATTGGTGTGGTCTTTGTCCGTATGGGCCAGTACTCCGATGCCATAACATCTTTCGAGCACATCATGAGTGAGAGCCCCAACATTAAGACGGGCTTCAACCTCATCCTGTGCTACTATGCTATTGGTGAcagggagaggatgaagaaggcCTTTCAGAAGCTCATCTCTGTTCCTCTGGGCATCGATGATGAAGACAAGTACATCCCATCTAAT GATGACACCAACTCAAATATGGTCATTGAGGCCATCAAGAATGACAAACTTCACCAGATGGAGAGAGATCT AAAAGTCCTGACTGAGAAGTACATCATGACTGCAGCCAAGCTCATTGCTCCGGCCATTGAAACCTCTTTTGCAACTGGATTTGACTG gTGTGTGGATATGGTGAAGAGTTCTCAGTATGTTGAGCTCGCCAATGATCTCGAGATAAATAAAGCCATCACCTACCTCAGACAGAAAGACTTCAACCAG GTTGAG GCAGTGGAAACTCTCAAGACTTTTGAGAAGAAGGACAGCAGGGTGAAGAGTGCAGCAGCCACCAACCTCTCCTTCCTGTACTACCTG GAGAAAGATTTTGACCAGGCTGATCGATACGCTGACCTCGCCATGAACGCTGATCGCTACAACCCGGCAGCACTAAACAACAAGGGCAACACAGTGTTTGCCAAGCAAGACTATGAGAAGGCTGCAGAGTTCTACAAAGAAGCGTTGAGAAACGATTCCTCCTGCACTGAGGCCCTCTACAACCTGG GTCTAACATATAAGAGACTGAATCGTCTGGAGGAGGCTCTGGACTGCTTCCTGAAGCTCCATGCCATTCTGAGGAACAGTGCACAAGTCATGTACCAGCTGGCACACCT CTATGAGCTTTTGGAAGATCCCCAACAGGCGATCGAGTGGCTGATGCAGGTCATCAGTGTGACTCCCACTGACCCTCAGACACTGGCCAAACTGGGAGAGCTGCATGATAGCGAGGGTGACAAGTCTCAGGCTTTCCAGCACTACTATGAG TCCTTCAGGTACTTTCCCTCCAACATCGATGTGATTGAGTGGCTAGGGGCTTACTACATCGAGACGCAGTTCTGTGAGAAGGCTATTCAGTACTTTGAAAGAGCCACACTCATACA ACCAACCCAGGTGAAGTGGCAGCTAATGGTGGCGAGCTGCTACAGGAGAAGTG gAAACTACCAGAAAGCTCTGGAAACATATAAAGACATTCACCGCAAGTTTCCAGAAAACGTTGAAT GCCTGCGTTTCTTGGTGAGGCTGTGCACGGACATGGGATTGAAGGAAGTGCAAGAATACACCACCAAGCTGAAGAAGGTGGAGAAGATGAAGGAGATCAGAGAGCAG AGGGTGAAGTCGGGGCGTGACGGCAGTGCCAGAAGTCGCAGAGAGGGCAGCGCCGGGAGCGCTG AGATGGATGTTAAAGCAG AATCTCAACCTGAGTCAAAACAACTTAGTCCACTGTTGGACTCAGGGAGAG atagcagccacagcagcaacagcactAAAGGAGAGCGACTGAGCGCCAAGATGAGGTCACTTCCTGGTTCCAATGAGCCCTACGAGGCCAGCAGCCCCAAAGAAATTG ACGCTTCATATGTTGACCCACTGGGGCCTCAGATGGAGAGACCAAAGACGGGAGCCAAGAAACGCGGGGAGGAGGACGACTTTGCAGATGAAGAGCTGGGAGACGACCTGCTGCCGGAGTGA
- the ift88 gene encoding intraflagellar transport protein 88 homolog isoform X1, whose amino-acid sequence MENVHLAMEEDDLYSGYNDYNPTFDSEELENDVGFQQAVRTSHGRRPPMTAKFPGTAIGARPLATSFGSRIPMVSSMGRPVTGAVQDGAARPMTAVRAAGYTSSLTRGSTFDPLGQSRGPAPALEAKNEDTPEEKIKILEKKVNDLIEESCMAQSRGALQLALEKAKEAGKKERALVRQREQSGNADNINLDLTYSVLLNLANQYVNNEMYPEALNTYQVIVKNKMFSNAGRLKVNMANIYVKQKNYPKAIKFYRMALDQISNAHKEMRIKIMQNIGVVFVRMGQYSDAITSFEHIMSESPNIKTGFNLILCYYAIGDRERMKKAFQKLISVPLGIDDEDKYIPSNDDTNSNMVIEAIKNDKLHQMERDLKVLTEKYIMTAAKLIAPAIETSFATGFDWCVDMVKSSQYVELANDLEINKAITYLRQKDFNQVEAVETLKTFEKKDSRVKSAAATNLSFLYYLEKDFDQADRYADLAMNADRYNPAALNNKGNTVFAKQDYEKAAEFYKEALRNDSSCTEALYNLGLTYKRLNRLEEALDCFLKLHAILRNSAQVMYQLAHLYELLEDPQQAIEWLMQVISVTPTDPQTLAKLGELHDSEGDKSQAFQHYYESFRYFPSNIDVIEWLGAYYIETQFCEKAIQYFERATLIQPTQVKWQLMVASCYRRSGNYQKALETYKDIHRKFPENVECLRFLVRLCTDMGLKEVQEYTTKLKKVEKMKEIREQRVKSGRDGSARSRREGSAGSAAGVSTPVLSSPKKASIMEMDVKAESQPESKQLSPLLDSGRDSSHSSNSTKGERLSAKMRSLPGSNEPYEASSPKEIDASYVDPLGPQMERPKTGAKKRGEEDDFADEELGDDLLPE is encoded by the exons atggaaaatgtgcatctggccatggaggaggatgaTCTTTATTCCGGTTACAACGACTATAACCCAACATTTGACTCCGAG GAGTTGGAGAACGATGTGGGCTTCCAGCAAGCAGTGAGGACAAGTCATGGAAGAAGACCTCCG ATGACTGCCAAATTTCCTGGCACTGCCATTGGAGCTCGGCCTTTGGCAACGTCCTTTGGA TCTCGGATTCCTATGGTCTCTTCGATGGGCAGACCTGTGACTGGAGCTGTGCAG GATGGTGCAGCCCGACCAATGACTGCCGTCAGAGCAGCAGGTTACACCTCCTCACTGACCCGCG gCTCAACCTTTGACCCTCTGGGCCAGTCCAGAGGACCTGCACCTGCCCTTGAAGCAAAGAATGAGGACAC GCCAGAGGAGAAGATTAAGATTCTGGAGAAGAAAGTGAATGACCTGATAGAAGAGAGCTGCATGGCACAGAGCAGAGGAGCCTTACAATTG GCTCTTGAAAAAGCCAAAGAAGCAGGGAAGAAGGAGAGAGCGCTGGTGAGACAGAGGGAACAGTCTGGCAATGCTGACAACATCAATTTAGACCTCACCTACTCT GTTTTGCTCAACCTTGCCAACCAATATGTGAACAATGAAATGTACCCAGAGGCCTTAAACACCTACCAGGTCATTGTGAAGAACAAGATGTTCAGTAATGCAG GACGTTTGAAAGTCAACATGGCCAACATCTATGTAAAGCAGAAGAACTACCCTAAAGCCATCAAGTTCTACCGAATGGCACTGGATCAGATCTCAAACGCTCACAAGGAAATGAGGATCAAGATAATGCAGAATATTGGTGTGGTCTTTGTCCGTATGGGCCAGTACTCCGATGCCATAACATCTTTCGAGCACATCATGAGTGAGAGCCCCAACATTAAGACGGGCTTCAACCTCATCCTGTGCTACTATGCTATTGGTGAcagggagaggatgaagaaggcCTTTCAGAAGCTCATCTCTGTTCCTCTGGGCATCGATGATGAAGACAAGTACATCCCATCTAAT GATGACACCAACTCAAATATGGTCATTGAGGCCATCAAGAATGACAAACTTCACCAGATGGAGAGAGATCT AAAAGTCCTGACTGAGAAGTACATCATGACTGCAGCCAAGCTCATTGCTCCGGCCATTGAAACCTCTTTTGCAACTGGATTTGACTG gTGTGTGGATATGGTGAAGAGTTCTCAGTATGTTGAGCTCGCCAATGATCTCGAGATAAATAAAGCCATCACCTACCTCAGACAGAAAGACTTCAACCAG GTTGAG GCAGTGGAAACTCTCAAGACTTTTGAGAAGAAGGACAGCAGGGTGAAGAGTGCAGCAGCCACCAACCTCTCCTTCCTGTACTACCTG GAGAAAGATTTTGACCAGGCTGATCGATACGCTGACCTCGCCATGAACGCTGATCGCTACAACCCGGCAGCACTAAACAACAAGGGCAACACAGTGTTTGCCAAGCAAGACTATGAGAAGGCTGCAGAGTTCTACAAAGAAGCGTTGAGAAACGATTCCTCCTGCACTGAGGCCCTCTACAACCTGG GTCTAACATATAAGAGACTGAATCGTCTGGAGGAGGCTCTGGACTGCTTCCTGAAGCTCCATGCCATTCTGAGGAACAGTGCACAAGTCATGTACCAGCTGGCACACCT CTATGAGCTTTTGGAAGATCCCCAACAGGCGATCGAGTGGCTGATGCAGGTCATCAGTGTGACTCCCACTGACCCTCAGACACTGGCCAAACTGGGAGAGCTGCATGATAGCGAGGGTGACAAGTCTCAGGCTTTCCAGCACTACTATGAG TCCTTCAGGTACTTTCCCTCCAACATCGATGTGATTGAGTGGCTAGGGGCTTACTACATCGAGACGCAGTTCTGTGAGAAGGCTATTCAGTACTTTGAAAGAGCCACACTCATACA ACCAACCCAGGTGAAGTGGCAGCTAATGGTGGCGAGCTGCTACAGGAGAAGTG gAAACTACCAGAAAGCTCTGGAAACATATAAAGACATTCACCGCAAGTTTCCAGAAAACGTTGAAT GCCTGCGTTTCTTGGTGAGGCTGTGCACGGACATGGGATTGAAGGAAGTGCAAGAATACACCACCAAGCTGAAGAAGGTGGAGAAGATGAAGGAGATCAGAGAGCAG AGGGTGAAGTCGGGGCGTGACGGCAGTGCCAGAAGTCGCAGAGAGGGCAGCGCCGGGAGCGCTG CAGGCGTCTCCACACCTGTCCTCAGCTCTCCTAAGAAGGCCAGCATCATGG AGATGGATGTTAAAGCAG AATCTCAACCTGAGTCAAAACAACTTAGTCCACTGTTGGACTCAGGGAGAG atagcagccacagcagcaacagcactAAAGGAGAGCGACTGAGCGCCAAGATGAGGTCACTTCCTGGTTCCAATGAGCCCTACGAGGCCAGCAGCCCCAAAGAAATTG ACGCTTCATATGTTGACCCACTGGGGCCTCAGATGGAGAGACCAAAGACGGGAGCCAAGAAACGCGGGGAGGAGGACGACTTTGCAGATGAAGAGCTGGGAGACGACCTGCTGCCGGAGTGA
- the ift88 gene encoding intraflagellar transport protein 88 homolog isoform X8: protein MENVHLAMEEDDLYSGYNDYNPTFDSEELENDVGFQQAVRTSHGRRPPMTAKFPGTAIGARPLATSFGSRIPMVSSMGRPVTGAVQDGAARPMTAVRAAGYTSSLTRGSTFDPLGQSRGPAPALEAKNEDTPEEKIKILEKKVNDLIEESCMAQSRGALQLALEKAKEAGKKERALVRQREQSGNADNINLDLTYSVLLNLANQYVNNEMYPEALNTYQVIVKNKMFSNAGRLKVNMANIYVKQKNYPKAIKFYRMALDQISNAHKEMRIKIMQNIGVVFVRMGQYSDAITSFEHIMSESPNIKTGFNLILCYYAIGDRERMKKAFQKLISVPLGIDDEDKYIPSNDDTNSNMVIEAIKNDKLHQMERDLKVLTEKYIMTAAKLIAPAIETSFATGFDWCVDMVKSSQYVELANDLEINKAITYLRQKDFNQVEAVETLKTFEKKDSRVKSAAATNLSFLYYLEKDFDQADRYADLAMNADRYNPAALNNKGNTVFAKQDYEKAAEFYKEALRNDSSCTEALYNLGLTYKRLNRLEEALDCFLKLHAILRNSAQVMYQLAHLYELLEDPQQAIEWLMQVISVTPTDPQTLAKLGELHDSEGDKSQAFQHYYESFRYFPSNIDVIEWLGAYYIETQFCEKAIQYFERATLIQPTQVKWQLMVASCYRRSGNYQKALETYKDIHRKFPENVECLRFLVRLCTDMGLKEVQEYTTKLKKVEKMKEIREQRVKSGRDGSARSRREGSAGSAGESLYSSHSSNSTKGERLSAKMRSLPGSNEPYEASSPKEIDASYVDPLGPQMERPKTGAKKRGEEDDFADEELGDDLLPE, encoded by the exons atggaaaatgtgcatctggccatggaggaggatgaTCTTTATTCCGGTTACAACGACTATAACCCAACATTTGACTCCGAG GAGTTGGAGAACGATGTGGGCTTCCAGCAAGCAGTGAGGACAAGTCATGGAAGAAGACCTCCG ATGACTGCCAAATTTCCTGGCACTGCCATTGGAGCTCGGCCTTTGGCAACGTCCTTTGGA TCTCGGATTCCTATGGTCTCTTCGATGGGCAGACCTGTGACTGGAGCTGTGCAG GATGGTGCAGCCCGACCAATGACTGCCGTCAGAGCAGCAGGTTACACCTCCTCACTGACCCGCG gCTCAACCTTTGACCCTCTGGGCCAGTCCAGAGGACCTGCACCTGCCCTTGAAGCAAAGAATGAGGACAC GCCAGAGGAGAAGATTAAGATTCTGGAGAAGAAAGTGAATGACCTGATAGAAGAGAGCTGCATGGCACAGAGCAGAGGAGCCTTACAATTG GCTCTTGAAAAAGCCAAAGAAGCAGGGAAGAAGGAGAGAGCGCTGGTGAGACAGAGGGAACAGTCTGGCAATGCTGACAACATCAATTTAGACCTCACCTACTCT GTTTTGCTCAACCTTGCCAACCAATATGTGAACAATGAAATGTACCCAGAGGCCTTAAACACCTACCAGGTCATTGTGAAGAACAAGATGTTCAGTAATGCAG GACGTTTGAAAGTCAACATGGCCAACATCTATGTAAAGCAGAAGAACTACCCTAAAGCCATCAAGTTCTACCGAATGGCACTGGATCAGATCTCAAACGCTCACAAGGAAATGAGGATCAAGATAATGCAGAATATTGGTGTGGTCTTTGTCCGTATGGGCCAGTACTCCGATGCCATAACATCTTTCGAGCACATCATGAGTGAGAGCCCCAACATTAAGACGGGCTTCAACCTCATCCTGTGCTACTATGCTATTGGTGAcagggagaggatgaagaaggcCTTTCAGAAGCTCATCTCTGTTCCTCTGGGCATCGATGATGAAGACAAGTACATCCCATCTAAT GATGACACCAACTCAAATATGGTCATTGAGGCCATCAAGAATGACAAACTTCACCAGATGGAGAGAGATCT AAAAGTCCTGACTGAGAAGTACATCATGACTGCAGCCAAGCTCATTGCTCCGGCCATTGAAACCTCTTTTGCAACTGGATTTGACTG gTGTGTGGATATGGTGAAGAGTTCTCAGTATGTTGAGCTCGCCAATGATCTCGAGATAAATAAAGCCATCACCTACCTCAGACAGAAAGACTTCAACCAG GTTGAG GCAGTGGAAACTCTCAAGACTTTTGAGAAGAAGGACAGCAGGGTGAAGAGTGCAGCAGCCACCAACCTCTCCTTCCTGTACTACCTG GAGAAAGATTTTGACCAGGCTGATCGATACGCTGACCTCGCCATGAACGCTGATCGCTACAACCCGGCAGCACTAAACAACAAGGGCAACACAGTGTTTGCCAAGCAAGACTATGAGAAGGCTGCAGAGTTCTACAAAGAAGCGTTGAGAAACGATTCCTCCTGCACTGAGGCCCTCTACAACCTGG GTCTAACATATAAGAGACTGAATCGTCTGGAGGAGGCTCTGGACTGCTTCCTGAAGCTCCATGCCATTCTGAGGAACAGTGCACAAGTCATGTACCAGCTGGCACACCT CTATGAGCTTTTGGAAGATCCCCAACAGGCGATCGAGTGGCTGATGCAGGTCATCAGTGTGACTCCCACTGACCCTCAGACACTGGCCAAACTGGGAGAGCTGCATGATAGCGAGGGTGACAAGTCTCAGGCTTTCCAGCACTACTATGAG TCCTTCAGGTACTTTCCCTCCAACATCGATGTGATTGAGTGGCTAGGGGCTTACTACATCGAGACGCAGTTCTGTGAGAAGGCTATTCAGTACTTTGAAAGAGCCACACTCATACA ACCAACCCAGGTGAAGTGGCAGCTAATGGTGGCGAGCTGCTACAGGAGAAGTG gAAACTACCAGAAAGCTCTGGAAACATATAAAGACATTCACCGCAAGTTTCCAGAAAACGTTGAAT GCCTGCGTTTCTTGGTGAGGCTGTGCACGGACATGGGATTGAAGGAAGTGCAAGAATACACCACCAAGCTGAAGAAGGTGGAGAAGATGAAGGAGATCAGAGAGCAG AGGGTGAAGTCGGGGCGTGACGGCAGTGCCAGAAGTCGCAGAGAGGGCAGCGCCGGGAGCGCTGGTGAGTCATTGT atagcagccacagcagcaacagcactAAAGGAGAGCGACTGAGCGCCAAGATGAGGTCACTTCCTGGTTCCAATGAGCCCTACGAGGCCAGCAGCCCCAAAGAAATTG ACGCTTCATATGTTGACCCACTGGGGCCTCAGATGGAGAGACCAAAGACGGGAGCCAAGAAACGCGGGGAGGAGGACGACTTTGCAGATGAAGAGCTGGGAGACGACCTGCTGCCGGAGTGA
- the ift88 gene encoding intraflagellar transport protein 88 homolog isoform X6 has protein sequence MENVHLAMEEDDLYSGYNDYNPTFDSEELENDVGFQQAVRTSHGRRPPMTAKFPGTAIGARPLATSFGSRIPMVSSMGRPVTGAVQDGAARPMTAVRAAGYTSSLTRGSTFDPLGQSRGPAPALEAKNEDTPEEKIKILEKKVNDLIEESCMAQSRGALQLALEKAKEAGKKERALVRQREQSGNADNINLDLTYSVLLNLANQYVNNEMYPEALNTYQVIVKNKMFSNAGRLKVNMANIYVKQKNYPKAIKFYRMALDQISNAHKEMRIKIMQNIGVVFVRMGQYSDAITSFEHIMSESPNIKTGFNLILCYYAIGDRERMKKAFQKLISVPLGIDDEDKYIPSNDDTNSNMVIEAIKNDKLHQMERDLKVLTEKYIMTAAKLIAPAIETSFATGFDWCVDMVKSSQYVELANDLEINKAITYLRQKDFNQVEAVETLKTFEKKDSRVKSAAATNLSFLYYLEKDFDQADRYADLAMNADRYNPAALNNKGNTVFAKQDYEKAAEFYKEALRNDSSCTEALYNLGLTYKRLNRLEEALDCFLKLHAILRNSAQVMYQLAHLYELLEDPQQAIEWLMQVISVTPTDPQTLAKLGELHDSEGDKSQAFQHYYESFRYFPSNIDVIEWLGAYYIETQFCEKAIQYFERATLIQPTQVKWQLMVASCYRRSGNYQKALETYKDIHRKFPENVECLRFLVRLCTDMGLKEVQEYTTKLKKVEKMKEIREQRVKSGRDGSARSRREGSAGSAGVSTPVLSSPKKASIMEMDVKADSSHSSNSTKGERLSAKMRSLPGSNEPYEASSPKEIDASYVDPLGPQMERPKTGAKKRGEEDDFADEELGDDLLPE, from the exons atggaaaatgtgcatctggccatggaggaggatgaTCTTTATTCCGGTTACAACGACTATAACCCAACATTTGACTCCGAG GAGTTGGAGAACGATGTGGGCTTCCAGCAAGCAGTGAGGACAAGTCATGGAAGAAGACCTCCG ATGACTGCCAAATTTCCTGGCACTGCCATTGGAGCTCGGCCTTTGGCAACGTCCTTTGGA TCTCGGATTCCTATGGTCTCTTCGATGGGCAGACCTGTGACTGGAGCTGTGCAG GATGGTGCAGCCCGACCAATGACTGCCGTCAGAGCAGCAGGTTACACCTCCTCACTGACCCGCG gCTCAACCTTTGACCCTCTGGGCCAGTCCAGAGGACCTGCACCTGCCCTTGAAGCAAAGAATGAGGACAC GCCAGAGGAGAAGATTAAGATTCTGGAGAAGAAAGTGAATGACCTGATAGAAGAGAGCTGCATGGCACAGAGCAGAGGAGCCTTACAATTG GCTCTTGAAAAAGCCAAAGAAGCAGGGAAGAAGGAGAGAGCGCTGGTGAGACAGAGGGAACAGTCTGGCAATGCTGACAACATCAATTTAGACCTCACCTACTCT GTTTTGCTCAACCTTGCCAACCAATATGTGAACAATGAAATGTACCCAGAGGCCTTAAACACCTACCAGGTCATTGTGAAGAACAAGATGTTCAGTAATGCAG GACGTTTGAAAGTCAACATGGCCAACATCTATGTAAAGCAGAAGAACTACCCTAAAGCCATCAAGTTCTACCGAATGGCACTGGATCAGATCTCAAACGCTCACAAGGAAATGAGGATCAAGATAATGCAGAATATTGGTGTGGTCTTTGTCCGTATGGGCCAGTACTCCGATGCCATAACATCTTTCGAGCACATCATGAGTGAGAGCCCCAACATTAAGACGGGCTTCAACCTCATCCTGTGCTACTATGCTATTGGTGAcagggagaggatgaagaaggcCTTTCAGAAGCTCATCTCTGTTCCTCTGGGCATCGATGATGAAGACAAGTACATCCCATCTAAT GATGACACCAACTCAAATATGGTCATTGAGGCCATCAAGAATGACAAACTTCACCAGATGGAGAGAGATCT AAAAGTCCTGACTGAGAAGTACATCATGACTGCAGCCAAGCTCATTGCTCCGGCCATTGAAACCTCTTTTGCAACTGGATTTGACTG gTGTGTGGATATGGTGAAGAGTTCTCAGTATGTTGAGCTCGCCAATGATCTCGAGATAAATAAAGCCATCACCTACCTCAGACAGAAAGACTTCAACCAG GTTGAG GCAGTGGAAACTCTCAAGACTTTTGAGAAGAAGGACAGCAGGGTGAAGAGTGCAGCAGCCACCAACCTCTCCTTCCTGTACTACCTG GAGAAAGATTTTGACCAGGCTGATCGATACGCTGACCTCGCCATGAACGCTGATCGCTACAACCCGGCAGCACTAAACAACAAGGGCAACACAGTGTTTGCCAAGCAAGACTATGAGAAGGCTGCAGAGTTCTACAAAGAAGCGTTGAGAAACGATTCCTCCTGCACTGAGGCCCTCTACAACCTGG GTCTAACATATAAGAGACTGAATCGTCTGGAGGAGGCTCTGGACTGCTTCCTGAAGCTCCATGCCATTCTGAGGAACAGTGCACAAGTCATGTACCAGCTGGCACACCT CTATGAGCTTTTGGAAGATCCCCAACAGGCGATCGAGTGGCTGATGCAGGTCATCAGTGTGACTCCCACTGACCCTCAGACACTGGCCAAACTGGGAGAGCTGCATGATAGCGAGGGTGACAAGTCTCAGGCTTTCCAGCACTACTATGAG TCCTTCAGGTACTTTCCCTCCAACATCGATGTGATTGAGTGGCTAGGGGCTTACTACATCGAGACGCAGTTCTGTGAGAAGGCTATTCAGTACTTTGAAAGAGCCACACTCATACA ACCAACCCAGGTGAAGTGGCAGCTAATGGTGGCGAGCTGCTACAGGAGAAGTG gAAACTACCAGAAAGCTCTGGAAACATATAAAGACATTCACCGCAAGTTTCCAGAAAACGTTGAAT GCCTGCGTTTCTTGGTGAGGCTGTGCACGGACATGGGATTGAAGGAAGTGCAAGAATACACCACCAAGCTGAAGAAGGTGGAGAAGATGAAGGAGATCAGAGAGCAG AGGGTGAAGTCGGGGCGTGACGGCAGTGCCAGAAGTCGCAGAGAGGGCAGCGCCGGGAGCGCTG GCGTCTCCACACCTGTCCTCAGCTCTCCTAAGAAGGCCAGCATCATGG AGATGGATGTTAAAGCAG atagcagccacagcagcaacagcactAAAGGAGAGCGACTGAGCGCCAAGATGAGGTCACTTCCTGGTTCCAATGAGCCCTACGAGGCCAGCAGCCCCAAAGAAATTG ACGCTTCATATGTTGACCCACTGGGGCCTCAGATGGAGAGACCAAAGACGGGAGCCAAGAAACGCGGGGAGGAGGACGACTTTGCAGATGAAGAGCTGGGAGACGACCTGCTGCCGGAGTGA